A portion of the Saccharospirillaceae bacterium genome contains these proteins:
- the ssb gene encoding single-stranded DNA-binding protein, with amino-acid sequence MGRSLNKVTLIGTLGRDPEVRFMPNGNAVANLSLATDESYNDKQSGQKVEQTEWHRITVYGKLAEIVQQYLKKGSKAYFEGKLRTREWEKDGVKRYTTEIIANDMLMLDSRGDNMGGGMGAPAGGFQSAGQMMNQGAAPMAGMTAAPQQTQQQAPQQAGYQQPAPQQAAQQPMNPAGGYQQPGMAPQQAPQASPQQRPAAAPHQAAPQQGGYQQPAPQQAPQSAPQPNNSFDDFDDDIPF; translated from the coding sequence ATGGGTCGCAGCCTTAATAAAGTGACACTTATCGGTACTCTGGGTCGTGACCCTGAAGTTCGTTTTATGCCAAACGGCAATGCCGTTGCCAATCTGTCATTGGCAACTGACGAAAGCTACAACGACAAACAAAGCGGCCAGAAAGTTGAACAAACAGAATGGCACCGCATCACTGTGTACGGCAAGCTGGCTGAAATTGTGCAGCAGTATCTGAAAAAGGGTTCCAAAGCCTACTTCGAGGGAAAGCTGCGTACCCGCGAGTGGGAGAAAGACGGTGTCAAACGCTACACCACGGAAATCATTGCCAACGACATGCTGATGCTCGACAGTCGTGGCGATAATATGGGCGGTGGCATGGGTGCACCTGCCGGTGGTTTCCAGTCTGCCGGTCAGATGATGAATCAGGGAGCAGCACCGATGGCCGGTATGACAGCCGCGCCACAACAGACGCAACAACAGGCGCCTCAGCAAGCGGGCTATCAACAACCAGCGCCACAGCAGGCAGCCCAGCAGCCAATGAATCCAGCAGGCGGTTATCAACAACCGGGCATGGCGCCACAGCAAGCACCTCAGGCGTCGCCACAACAACGACCCGCTGCGGCACCACATCAGGCAGCTCCGCAGCAAGGTGGTTACCAACAGCCAGCACCGCAACAGGCGCCACAATCAGCACCCCAACCAAATAACAGCTTCGACGACTTTGACGACGACATCCCATTCTGA
- the uvrA gene encoding excinuclease ABC subunit UvrA, with product MDKIQVRGARTHNLKNVDLDIPRDKLIVITGLSGSGKSSLAFDTLYAEGQRRYVESLSTYARQFLSMMEKPEVDLIEGLSPAISIEQKSTSHNPRSTVGTVTEIYDYLRLLFARVGTPRCPDHDVALEAQTISQMVDSIMDLPEGSKYMILAPVVRDRKGEHLHVFESLRSQGFIRARIDGLVCDLDDVPELDKRKKHSIEVVVDRFKIKDGIEQRLSESLETCIELSGGLALAASMDDEKTEPLLFSSQFSCPHCGYSLSELEPRLFSFNNPAGACQSCDGLGVKQYFDPDLVVLDPSLTVAEGAIRGWDRRSVYYFQMITSVAEHFGFDIDKPFNKLTKKQQKILLEGSGDEEVRFNYVNSRGDQIFKEHVFEGVLPNLERRYRETDSQMVREELSKYLSVQPCPSCNGSRLRTEARHVFVGDKTIHACTAMPVEEAHEYFAGLHLDGHRGEIAEKILKEIRERLQFLVNVGLEYLTLNRSSDTLSGGEAQRIRLASQIGAGLVGVMYILDEPSIGLHQRDNDRLLKTLFHLRDLGNTVIVVEHDEDAIRSADHLIDIGPGAGVHGGQVIAQGTPKQVIKNNASVTAQYLSGKKQIEVPNERTPYDSNKVLTLTGATGNNLNNVDLTIPLGLMTCVTGVSGSGKSTLINRTLYPLAATALNGATTLKASDYESIDGLKQLDKVVDIDQSPIGRTPRSNPATYTGIFTPVRELFAGTQEARSRGYKAGRFSFNVKGGRCEACQGDGVIKVEMHFLADIYVPCDVCKGKRYNRETLDIRYKGKNIHEVLDMTVEDARTFFDAIPAVARKLQTLMDVGLSYIKLGQAATTLSGGEAQRVKLAKELSKRDTGSTLYILDEPTTGLHFHDIEQLLAVLHRLRDHGNTIVVIEHNLDVIKTADWIVDLGPEGGSKGGYIIAEGTPEKVVKEKASHTGHFLKPLLAAKN from the coding sequence ATGGATAAGATTCAGGTTCGCGGTGCTCGTACCCATAACCTCAAGAATGTTGATCTAGACATTCCGCGCGATAAGCTCATTGTTATTACCGGATTAAGTGGTTCCGGTAAGTCTTCCTTGGCATTTGATACGTTATACGCCGAAGGTCAGCGCCGCTACGTTGAGTCCTTATCAACTTATGCGCGCCAGTTTTTATCCATGATGGAAAAACCGGAAGTCGATCTGATTGAAGGGCTTTCTCCAGCGATTTCGATTGAACAGAAATCGACTTCACATAATCCCCGTTCGACGGTCGGCACAGTCACTGAAATCTACGATTATCTACGCCTTCTGTTTGCCCGAGTCGGAACTCCGCGTTGCCCTGATCATGACGTTGCACTGGAAGCGCAAACCATCAGTCAGATGGTTGACTCGATCATGGATTTGCCGGAAGGCAGTAAGTATATGATTCTCGCTCCCGTTGTTCGTGATCGTAAGGGTGAGCATCTGCACGTATTCGAGAGTTTACGTTCACAGGGGTTTATCCGTGCCCGCATTGATGGCCTGGTGTGTGATCTGGATGATGTTCCGGAATTGGATAAGCGTAAAAAACACAGCATCGAAGTGGTGGTTGACCGCTTTAAGATCAAAGACGGCATTGAGCAGCGCTTATCCGAGTCATTGGAAACCTGTATTGAACTCAGCGGTGGTCTGGCGTTGGCAGCGTCTATGGACGACGAAAAAACGGAACCACTGTTGTTTTCATCACAATTCTCGTGCCCGCACTGTGGTTACAGTTTGTCTGAACTGGAGCCTCGTTTGTTTTCATTCAACAACCCAGCAGGTGCTTGTCAGAGCTGTGATGGCCTGGGTGTTAAACAGTATTTTGATCCGGATTTGGTGGTATTGGATCCCAGTCTCACGGTTGCAGAAGGTGCGATCCGTGGTTGGGATCGCCGCAGTGTTTACTATTTTCAGATGATTACGTCGGTGGCAGAACACTTCGGTTTCGATATCGATAAGCCGTTTAATAAACTGACGAAAAAACAACAGAAAATTCTGCTGGAAGGTTCGGGCGATGAAGAGGTTCGCTTTAATTACGTAAATTCCCGCGGCGATCAGATATTTAAAGAACATGTATTTGAAGGTGTGCTGCCCAACCTTGAACGTCGTTATCGTGAAACAGACTCGCAGATGGTACGCGAAGAGCTGTCCAAATATTTAAGCGTTCAGCCGTGTCCTTCGTGTAATGGATCGCGTCTTCGTACCGAGGCGCGTCATGTTTTTGTTGGTGATAAAACCATTCACGCCTGTACTGCGATGCCAGTGGAAGAAGCTCATGAATATTTCGCGGGCCTGCATTTGGATGGTCATCGTGGTGAAATTGCTGAAAAAATTCTGAAAGAAATCCGGGAACGTTTGCAGTTTTTGGTTAATGTTGGTCTTGAATATCTTACGCTGAATCGCAGCTCGGATACATTGTCTGGTGGTGAAGCTCAGCGTATTCGCTTGGCATCGCAAATTGGAGCGGGCCTGGTCGGGGTAATGTATATCCTTGATGAGCCATCCATTGGGTTACACCAACGCGATAACGATCGCTTGTTGAAAACTTTGTTTCATTTGCGGGATCTTGGTAATACGGTGATTGTGGTCGAGCACGATGAAGATGCGATTCGCAGTGCTGATCATTTAATTGATATTGGTCCAGGAGCGGGTGTTCATGGTGGTCAGGTCATTGCACAGGGAACACCAAAGCAGGTTATTAAAAATAATGCTTCCGTTACTGCTCAGTACTTATCCGGTAAAAAGCAAATTGAAGTACCCAATGAGCGCACTCCCTACGACAGCAATAAAGTTCTGACATTAACCGGCGCAACCGGCAATAACCTCAATAATGTTGATTTAACTATCCCGCTGGGTTTAATGACTTGTGTTACCGGTGTTTCCGGTTCTGGTAAATCAACGTTAATTAACCGTACTTTGTACCCTCTGGCGGCAACAGCCTTAAACGGTGCTACCACGTTAAAGGCTTCAGACTATGAATCAATTGATGGCCTGAAGCAGCTGGATAAAGTAGTGGATATTGATCAGAGTCCGATTGGTCGAACGCCTCGTTCTAATCCGGCAACGTACACAGGAATTTTCACTCCGGTGCGTGAGTTATTCGCCGGAACTCAGGAAGCGCGCTCCCGTGGCTATAAAGCCGGACGTTTTTCGTTTAACGTAAAGGGCGGTCGCTGTGAAGCCTGTCAGGGTGATGGTGTTATTAAAGTTGAAATGCATTTCCTGGCGGATATTTATGTGCCGTGTGATGTGTGTAAAGGCAAGCGCTATAATCGGGAAACACTGGATATTCGCTATAAGGGTAAAAATATCCACGAAGTTCTGGATATGACGGTAGAAGATGCACGTACTTTCTTTGATGCGATTCCAGCGGTTGCACGCAAATTACAGACTTTGATGGATGTTGGTTTGAGTTATATCAAACTTGGTCAGGCGGCGACCACGTTGTCCGGCGGTGAAGCCCAGCGTGTGAAGCTGGCGAAAGAACTGTCCAAGCGTGACACCGGCTCTACCCTGTATATTCTTGATGAGCCGACCACGGGTTTGCACTTCCATGATATTGAGCAGTTACTGGCGGTATTGCATCGTTTGCGTGATCACGGCAATACGATTGTTGTGATTGAGCATAATCTCGATGTGATTAAAACCGCTGACTGGATTGTTGACTTAGGGCCCGAGGGGGGCTCGAAAGGTGGCTACATTATCGCCGAAGGTACTCCCGAGAAGGTTGTAAAAGAAAAAGCTTCGCACACAGGTCATTTTTTGAAACCTTTGCTGGCTGCGAAAAATTAA
- a CDS encoding ABC transporter permease subunit → MSSWQLIIQQQIVKPLQTRAGTFGLLASLGIWILFLYYPIRKSAEAFSDPTSPVEGIVSAVGLDNLANWVLPELGAYWALALYVLPPFAILVAADQMISERLRGGLRFLLLRAKRDELFFGRFAGQLIIQLLLIIATIFSASMMGVLRTGDSGFIVVHSHTLLITGVQLLIIVMPFIALMSLLSVLLNKVRTATIIAMLLFAFGESVFRWLGTKVPGLDYLALLVPGNQLSQMLNNLPPDTWDLLAYPIAQSLVFMIVGYLLFRRQSV, encoded by the coding sequence ATGTCATCCTGGCAGCTGATTATTCAGCAACAGATTGTGAAACCACTGCAAACGCGAGCAGGTACCTTCGGTTTATTGGCCAGTCTCGGAATCTGGATTTTATTCCTGTATTACCCAATCCGTAAAAGTGCCGAAGCCTTCTCTGATCCAACCAGTCCGGTGGAAGGTATTGTAAGTGCTGTGGGTCTGGACAACCTGGCAAACTGGGTATTGCCAGAACTGGGCGCCTACTGGGCGCTGGCGCTTTACGTACTACCACCCTTCGCCATTCTGGTGGCGGCCGATCAAATGATCAGTGAACGGCTGCGTGGAGGTCTGCGTTTTTTATTATTGCGCGCCAAGCGGGACGAATTATTTTTTGGTCGTTTTGCCGGGCAACTTATCATCCAGCTGCTGTTAATTATCGCGACCATTTTTTCCGCGTCGATGATGGGAGTTCTGCGCACTGGCGACTCCGGGTTCATTGTGGTCCACAGTCACACACTGCTCATTACTGGTGTCCAGTTATTGATTATTGTGATGCCTTTTATTGCGCTGATGTCTCTGCTATCGGTACTGCTGAATAAAGTCCGTACAGCTACCATCATCGCCATGTTGTTGTTTGCGTTTGGTGAAAGTGTGTTTCGCTGGTTAGGCACCAAAGTACCGGGGCTGGACTATCTGGCGTTGTTAGTGCCGGGCAATCAGTTGTCACAGATGCTGAATAATCTGCCACCGGATACCTGGGATTTACTCGCTTACCCGATCGCACAAAGCCTGGTATTTATGATCGTCGGTTATCTGCTGTTTCGGAGACAAAGTGTATGA
- a CDS encoding adenylate/guanylate cyclase domain-containing protein, whose translation MSITMANPTSIWLKLNLSQAFGLFTALMILFTAVAISALTFHTQWNNSEKALQLQSQLQLKRLAVALAPSLLNEDRVSMNLTLNEWQRGEFIQAIRILNTDQQVIAETGRFASTAMITSQSITQDKLAIGSIQAAVDNAAASQSLRRDFAMNLLASALLACIGALLAYQLSERNLLYLRQLPAKLKDWQRGDSFTLEAPHIQDLQPLHNALKDIAETEQQRRAIEKALEQFINTEPNNQGHHFRYQSCAMLYIEIQELEILQNRLSATELSSLLNQYHRLLSQAAKLYNGKLDRFQGDGIVMLFGLPEPTPQDALHCLYAAELFLGLVSHLRDHDHDHHLLPLEFRIAAHFGSVLLTPIGEEQQLQGSLVGDTIHWASHLAQHGEERRLLASQSILDEIAQHNDIDWCSGPDISDLHGKEVPSYWLNQLPEKNQSLIQRQIKHITAMKEQA comes from the coding sequence TTGAGTATCACAATGGCTAACCCCACATCGATCTGGCTAAAATTGAATCTGAGTCAAGCCTTTGGCCTGTTCACCGCGCTGATGATTCTGTTTACCGCAGTGGCCATAAGTGCTTTGACATTCCACACTCAGTGGAACAACAGTGAAAAGGCGCTGCAGCTGCAATCGCAACTGCAACTCAAACGACTGGCAGTAGCGCTAGCGCCCAGCTTGCTGAATGAAGATCGTGTCAGCATGAACCTGACGCTGAATGAATGGCAGCGTGGCGAGTTTATTCAGGCCATCCGGATTCTTAACACCGACCAGCAGGTCATTGCCGAAACCGGGCGCTTTGCCAGTACTGCCATGATTACGAGTCAAAGCATCACTCAGGACAAGCTGGCAATTGGCAGCATCCAGGCGGCGGTGGACAATGCCGCCGCAAGCCAATCTTTGCGCCGTGACTTCGCTATGAATTTATTGGCCAGTGCCTTGTTGGCCTGTATTGGTGCCCTGTTGGCCTATCAACTCAGCGAGAGAAACCTGTTATATCTGCGCCAGTTACCAGCAAAGCTCAAAGACTGGCAGCGTGGAGATAGCTTTACACTGGAAGCGCCACACATTCAGGATCTGCAACCATTACACAATGCCTTAAAGGATATTGCTGAGACAGAACAACAGCGTCGGGCGATTGAAAAAGCTCTGGAGCAATTTATTAACACCGAACCGAATAATCAGGGACACCACTTTCGTTATCAGTCCTGTGCGATGCTGTATATCGAGATACAAGAGCTGGAAATATTGCAAAACCGACTGAGCGCAACGGAGCTATCATCACTGTTGAACCAGTATCACAGACTTCTGAGTCAGGCGGCTAAACTGTACAACGGTAAGCTGGATAGGTTTCAGGGAGACGGCATAGTTATGCTGTTCGGACTGCCGGAACCGACACCGCAGGATGCATTGCATTGCCTATACGCAGCAGAGCTGTTCCTTGGGTTGGTCAGCCATTTGCGCGACCATGACCATGACCATCATTTACTACCGCTGGAGTTCCGCATCGCGGCGCACTTTGGTTCCGTTCTCCTAACACCCATTGGTGAGGAACAACAACTGCAGGGAAGTCTCGTTGGCGATACCATCCACTGGGCGTCGCATTTGGCTCAACATGGCGAAGAAAGACGTTTACTTGCCAGCCAGTCGATACTGGATGAAATCGCCCAACACAACGACATAGATTGGTGTAGTGGCCCAGACATCTCTGATTTACACGGCAAAGAAGTGCCAAGTTACTGGTTGAATCAATTGCCGGAAAAAAATCAGTCGCTGATTCAGCGACAGATAAAACACATCACGGCGATGAAAGAACAAGCCTAA
- the serB gene encoding phosphoserine phosphatase SerB: protein MTELVLIRVTGADKPGLTANISAILAQYDVTILDIGQAEIHDTLTLGILAAIPSRAESAPVLKDVLFKAHELGLSVRFTPVTPESYHSWVTQQGKPRHIITLLARAIEAKAIAAITAIVAEHNLNIDQINRLSGRVDLDQAPEQENTRACVEFSVRGEADQSQMRAQFLQVANDLGVDIAFQKDDKYRRSRRLVAFDMDSTLIEAEVIDELAAAAGVGEQVAEITERAMSGELDFNQSFEQRVALLKGLNGDVLQGIAEQLPVTEGAERLIRNLRSLGYKTAILSGGFNYFGRYLQEKLGIDYVFANELEMEDGIVTGRVTGKVVNGERKAELLRELAAKEDITLEQTIAVGDGANDLPMLSIAGLGIAFRAKPLVRENAKNAISTLGLDGILYLLGYRDRDIG, encoded by the coding sequence GTGACAGAATTGGTTCTAATCCGCGTGACTGGGGCCGATAAGCCCGGGTTAACTGCCAACATCAGCGCTATTCTGGCGCAATACGATGTAACGATTTTAGACATCGGTCAGGCTGAGATTCACGACACTTTGACGTTGGGTATTTTAGCCGCCATTCCTTCCCGGGCAGAGTCTGCTCCGGTTCTTAAAGACGTATTGTTTAAAGCGCATGAACTGGGCTTATCGGTACGCTTCACGCCAGTCACCCCTGAAAGCTATCACAGCTGGGTGACACAACAGGGCAAGCCACGTCATATTATTACGCTGCTGGCGCGCGCTATTGAAGCGAAAGCGATCGCTGCGATTACCGCCATTGTGGCTGAGCATAATCTCAACATTGATCAGATTAACCGGCTCTCAGGACGTGTCGATCTGGATCAGGCGCCAGAGCAGGAAAATACGCGTGCCTGTGTTGAGTTTTCTGTACGTGGCGAGGCTGATCAGAGCCAGATGCGCGCTCAGTTTTTGCAGGTTGCCAACGATCTTGGAGTCGATATTGCTTTTCAGAAAGATGATAAGTATCGCCGTAGCCGTCGTTTGGTTGCGTTTGATATGGATTCAACGCTGATTGAAGCGGAAGTAATTGATGAGCTTGCAGCAGCTGCCGGTGTGGGCGAGCAGGTGGCAGAAATCACTGAGCGAGCGATGTCAGGAGAGCTTGATTTTAATCAGAGTTTTGAACAACGTGTGGCCTTGCTGAAAGGTTTGAATGGGGATGTCTTGCAGGGAATTGCTGAGCAGTTGCCGGTAACGGAAGGCGCTGAGCGATTGATTCGTAACCTGCGTTCTCTGGGCTACAAAACGGCAATACTGTCGGGCGGCTTTAACTATTTTGGTCGTTATTTGCAGGAAAAATTAGGCATCGATTACGTCTTTGCTAACGAGCTCGAAATGGAAGATGGCATTGTTACCGGGCGAGTGACTGGTAAGGTCGTGAACGGCGAGCGCAAGGCTGAATTACTGCGTGAACTGGCAGCAAAAGAAGATATCACACTGGAGCAAACCATTGCTGTGGGTGACGGTGCAAACGATCTGCCGATGTTGAGTATTGCTGGTTTAGGGATTGCGTTCCGGGCCAAGCCCCTGGTGCGTGAGAATGCCAAAAACGCGATCTCAACCCTGGGTCTGGATGGCATTCTCTATTTGCTGGGCTATCGTGATCGCGATATTGGTTAA
- a CDS encoding DTW domain-containing protein produces MESGEKRALCTKCNRPVKVCICDALVEIEVPLELIIWQDPTEAKHRLSTAPLLHLSIKNSRLLVADELSPEDVFNVSDLSQCALLYPLENGQQLQADQQSQVKKLLVLDGTWKKVRRLFHLNPWLKTLPYIQIMPESLSRYTIRKSPRSDGLSTIEAAVTALNMIDSSRDYQSVLNVLDRMVELQQQYTSAQRNCSRNNVP; encoded by the coding sequence ATGGAATCCGGTGAAAAACGGGCGCTGTGCACAAAATGCAACAGGCCCGTCAAAGTCTGTATTTGTGATGCTTTAGTTGAAATAGAGGTACCGCTTGAGCTGATTATCTGGCAAGACCCAACGGAAGCAAAACATAGACTTTCGACTGCACCTTTATTGCATCTGAGTATCAAAAACAGCCGTTTATTGGTAGCGGATGAGTTAAGTCCGGAAGATGTGTTTAACGTTTCGGACTTATCTCAATGCGCCTTGTTGTATCCGCTGGAGAACGGTCAACAATTACAGGCTGATCAGCAAAGCCAGGTAAAAAAGCTACTGGTGTTGGATGGTACCTGGAAAAAGGTACGACGGTTATTTCATCTCAATCCCTGGCTGAAAACTCTGCCTTACATTCAGATAATGCCAGAGTCATTAAGTCGCTATACGATTCGGAAATCACCCCGTTCAGATGGGTTATCTACCATCGAAGCGGCTGTTACCGCATTGAATATGATTGACAGCAGCAGGGATTATCAGTCAGTTCTTAATGTTTTGGATCGGATGGTAGAATTACAACAACAATATACATCTGCGCAACGCAATTGTTCCCGAAATAACGTTCCATGA
- a CDS encoding MFS transporter: MTQAAALSSSEQRAVVSLASLYALRMLGLFMVLPVMMLDGQKLEGATPELLGLAMGIYGLTQALLQIPAGSLSDRIGRKPVIIGGLIVFAAGSLIAANADSVYGVIIGRALQGGGAIASAIMALVTDLTREENRMKAMASIGASIGLSFSVALVLGPWLASIGGLSTIFFITAILAIGGVFVTVFAIPNPAQLVHRDSSAVLSEVRKQLSNRQLWPLNIGIFILHALMVAIFVAIPLQLKQQGLAAEQHSWVYLPVLVVAFILMVPFIIVAEKRRKMKSVVLTGAGVIALTLFLMSMANSLWHWVVLLLLYFWGFNLMEASLPSWLSKVAPAGAKGSAMGIYSSMQFLGAFVGGSLGGWILADFDREILFVGLALLMIIWAVIIWLTSPPQHLTSVRMAVRNTTSERQLKQLTALTGVSEVSLLASEGAIYLKVSAEAFDMNQASAIINSENGEQHGSQP, translated from the coding sequence TTGACCCAAGCAGCAGCACTATCATCCTCAGAGCAACGCGCCGTTGTGTCGCTGGCATCCTTGTATGCTTTGCGCATGCTCGGTCTGTTTATGGTGCTGCCAGTGATGATGCTCGACGGTCAGAAACTTGAAGGGGCCACACCCGAGCTATTGGGCCTGGCGATGGGGATTTATGGCCTGACTCAGGCGCTGCTACAGATTCCGGCAGGCAGTTTGTCGGACCGTATCGGTCGAAAACCTGTGATTATTGGCGGACTAATTGTCTTTGCCGCAGGTAGCCTGATTGCCGCCAACGCAGACAGTGTTTATGGCGTTATCATTGGCCGCGCACTGCAAGGGGGTGGTGCCATAGCCAGTGCCATTATGGCGCTGGTTACCGATCTGACCCGCGAAGAAAACCGCATGAAAGCCATGGCGTCTATTGGTGCCAGCATCGGTTTGTCCTTCTCCGTTGCGTTGGTTCTGGGTCCCTGGCTGGCCAGTATCGGTGGCTTGAGCACCATTTTCTTTATTACTGCCATTCTGGCCATTGGCGGTGTATTCGTCACTGTATTTGCTATTCCTAACCCGGCTCAGCTGGTGCACCGTGACTCCAGTGCGGTACTCAGTGAGGTCAGAAAGCAACTGAGTAACCGCCAACTCTGGCCCCTCAATATCGGCATTTTCATTCTTCACGCACTGATGGTGGCTATTTTTGTTGCCATTCCGCTGCAACTGAAACAACAAGGCCTGGCAGCGGAGCAACACAGCTGGGTGTATCTGCCGGTTCTGGTTGTAGCATTTATTCTGATGGTGCCTTTTATCATTGTGGCCGAGAAACGCCGCAAGATGAAAAGCGTGGTGCTGACAGGTGCTGGCGTGATTGCTCTGACGCTGTTTCTGATGAGCATGGCCAACAGTCTGTGGCACTGGGTAGTATTGCTGCTGCTCTATTTCTGGGGCTTTAATTTGATGGAAGCCAGTCTGCCATCGTGGTTGAGTAAGGTAGCTCCTGCCGGTGCCAAAGGCAGCGCTATGGGTATTTATTCCAGCATGCAGTTTCTCGGTGCCTTTGTTGGCGGTAGTCTGGGTGGCTGGATACTGGCTGATTTTGACAGGGAAATCCTGTTTGTCGGCCTCGCATTATTGATGATAATTTGGGCGGTGATTATCTGGCTCACATCACCGCCACAACATCTGACCAGCGTGCGCATGGCGGTGAGAAACACAACCAGCGAACGACAACTTAAACAACTTACGGCACTGACCGGTGTTTCTGAGGTCAGTCTGCTTGCCAGTGAAGGCGCCATTTATTTAAAAGTCAGCGCTGAAGCCTTTGATATGAATCAGGCCTCAGCCATCATTAATTCTGAAAACGGAGAACAGCATGGGTCGCAGCCTTAA
- a CDS encoding phosphate ABC transporter substrate-binding protein, with protein sequence MKLVNTFLKTLAISAVFIASITSAEVSVIVSASNGNANLDQDTIARVFLGKSKNFPDGSQAVPVDQNAGTASREAFNSTVLGKSSSQLKAYWSRLIFTGKGTPPKESGDDAAVKDLVANNPNLIGYVDSSVVDGSVKVIHKF encoded by the coding sequence ATGAAATTAGTCAATACGTTCCTTAAAACGCTGGCCATTTCCGCAGTCTTTATCGCCAGTATTACAAGTGCCGAAGTATCCGTTATTGTCAGTGCCAGTAATGGCAATGCAAATCTGGATCAGGATACAATTGCCCGGGTTTTTCTGGGCAAAAGTAAAAACTTCCCAGATGGTAGCCAAGCAGTTCCGGTTGATCAGAATGCAGGCACTGCGAGCCGTGAAGCCTTTAATAGTACCGTTCTGGGAAAAAGCTCAAGTCAGCTCAAAGCTTACTGGTCACGATTAATTTTTACCGGTAAAGGCACACCTCCGAAAGAATCCGGTGATGATGCAGCGGTGAAGGATCTGGTAGCGAATAACCCGAATCTGATTGGCTATGTTGATAGCTCAGTCGTGGATGGTTCCGTAAAAGTGATTCATAAATTCTGA
- a CDS encoding LuxR family transcriptional regulator, translated as MEKTNTVPGRRIILFGQQNLQNSILIGFIHQRTNIDCQLVNQPQWREEWNSYPCKTLALIDAESARPEKIQELLEAIYEQPMDVMVAFFNTPRGHAMERMIVWPMVNGLFYRDSSQQQLSKGIQGMFAGEYWLPRQLMAHYLERTRHKPRRMSAHAALLTKREKQILKLTATGATNTEIAEQLNVSMHTVKTHIYNLFKKIGASNRIQAVNWAQENMDELLHEMAE; from the coding sequence ATGGAAAAGACGAACACTGTCCCTGGCCGCCGTATTATCCTGTTTGGCCAGCAGAATCTGCAAAACTCAATACTCATCGGCTTTATTCATCAACGTACTAATATCGACTGTCAGCTGGTTAACCAGCCCCAGTGGCGTGAAGAATGGAACTCCTATCCGTGTAAGACCCTGGCATTGATTGATGCTGAAAGTGCGCGTCCCGAGAAAATCCAGGAGTTGTTGGAGGCGATCTACGAACAACCGATGGATGTCATGGTTGCCTTCTTCAATACGCCTCGCGGTCACGCGATGGAGCGTATGATTGTCTGGCCGATGGTAAACGGTCTTTTCTACCGTGATTCTTCACAACAGCAGCTGAGTAAAGGCATTCAGGGTATGTTTGCTGGTGAGTACTGGCTGCCGAGACAATTAATGGCACATTATCTGGAACGTACTCGTCACAAGCCACGCCGTATGTCGGCCCATGCTGCCTTGTTGACTAAGCGCGAAAAACAGATTCTGAAGCTGACGGCGACCGGTGCAACTAACACGGAAATTGCCGAACAGCTGAATGTGAGTATGCACACCGTGAAAACTCATATTTACAATCTGTTCAAAAAGATTGGTGCCAGTAATCGCATCCAGGCCGTCAACTGGGCGCAGGAGAATATGGACGAGCTGTTGCATGAGATGGCGGAATAA